The DNA region GCACACGCCACCGTGCTTGTAGAACTGCCGTCTCCTCTACACAGTTGAGTCTGACCCTCATATTATGCGTCCTTTTGGTTGCCGCAGAAAACGTCCCTTCATGGCATTCCTCTTTTGTGGGTGGATGCCTATCATTTGAAACGGCTTCTCACCCCTTCCTGTTCCTTGCCACGGTGACCCGCTCCTCCCGCAACCGTGTCTCCGGTCCGCTCGTGGAATTCCGCAGGTCGCTGTGATGAGTGGTACGGTCTTTCCTTAGCCTCCTTACGCCGCGTCCATGGCGGGTTTCCAGCTGCTCGGCCTGCTCTTCGCAGTCTTATGCTGTGGGGCAAGTGCTGCGGCTCGGGTAGTTTTGCACGTTGGCAGCCATGCGTCGGCACTTCGCCAACCTGCAGTCCACTTTGACGCCCCTTCTTCGTTCACAGCCCCGGCTCTTGGTTCCGCTTTAAGCATGCGAGAAAATCTCCACTTCGCTTTCGGCCCGAGAATTCCAGAGAGTGCGGCAGCGAAGGCCGATCCGCACGCGTTCGTTGCCCGTGGCCAGAAGCATCTGTGGCGAAGCAGCCACCACGCTCTGGCAGAGTCTTGGCTTTCTTCATTCTCGGCACCGTCCTCCGGACCCCCCTCCCTGCAGCTCGCTTCCGCGTTCCTTCGTTGCCTACAGCATCCAAGGGCCACGTCGTTCTTACAGGTTCAGAAGAATGCTTTCCCGGCGTCTGGAGGATCCGCGAGGCGCACCACAATCCCGTCACAGCGAGATACCCTCGTcactttgtctctttttttccgacTCTCCTTTTGCCGCAACGCCCCGTACAGTCCCCTGAAGTTCGGATCCCACGTCTATGCGCATCCGGCGTTCCTGGTACGCTCGGGagctcttccgttttctccattctctgctttttccaTCCTCTCGCGGTTCCAGCGTTCCAACACAATTGGTGCGCTTCGCATGCGCACCGAGAATCTGCGGATTGCTTGCTCACATCTCCACACGAGGTTCCCCGTTTGGAAGGCCGACAGGCACCGGACCGCAGATtgtttcccgcctttccGAGACGAGGGACGCGGCCGAATTCATGGCCGGAACAATTGCAACCTGCGACGGTATGCGGGCGTGTTCGGCGAAAGCGAGGTCAACCCGACAGGCGCTGAGGGACGGCGGTCCTGTCCAGGCATTGCGGAAGTTCCTCAGAATGACGCAAATGACGCTCGTGCCGGATACGAAcaggcgagcggcgcagTGCACCCAGGGAGTGgcggggaaggaaacggctCAGCTGGGTCCGATTCGCCCTATTGCTCTCGGGTAGACCATCGCCATGGCTACAGCGAACCTGTGACCGGCGAGTCGGGGTGTGGAGACAagacaggcggagacgaTGAGAGCACACCGTGTGGGCTGGAGAGCCCCGGTGACGCAGACGAGGGCAACGTCGATGCCGCGTTTCTACTGAAAAAGGCTGAAGAGTTGCCTCGCGAAGAAATTGAGGGCCTCATTCAGCATCTCCGGGAGAATCTGCCGCACTTGATTGAgcccgtgcatgcgcagttcGTCGAGGAAATCCACCGTCGACTTACATCGCGGGAGGACGCAGATGAGACCAGCAGCCCCGGCAGCGCGCCCAGATCAGCGGTGTCCTTCTCCGCAGGGGAGGAAAGTGAAGAGTGGCGGGGGACTGAAGACGGAATGACCAAGGACACAGCTTCGTCAATGGAGGAGGGAAATGACAGCCAGGAAGATGACGCTGGGCACAGCGAAGTGGCGGCTGACGGTGACGAACACTACGAACAGGAAAGTCCACCTGAAGCCCAGATCTCAGATTCGCTGTTCGATGACCTCTCCATCTACAGCGCCGAGGAACTTCACCTGATTTTGAGGTTACTTCTTCGCGAGGCTGAAAAGGTAGACCGGGCAGAAGCTTCAGGCACTTCAGTCGGGCGCCCTGCAGAACCCCGTCTGCCGCCGGCTCCGAGGCGAGACTTGAGTACGCCGCCGtgggaaacagaggaggaagacgaagaggaagacaccggACCGTCTGGTGCTTCTGTACCCTTGGCGGAGCTGCTGGCGACCCGAGAATCGATAGGCGATGTGACGGCCATCCCCCGCTACAAGTTAATCGAGATCCTCGAGAAGCTGTCTCCCTTTATCGCTGCCTTGCCCTTTGATGATTTCCTCAATGCACCAAGCGCCTTCACAACGGAGCAGCTCCGAGACGTTgtcggcctcgctctcgcccgcaTGCAGCAGGGTATCTACAGTGCACGGGACCCTATGGTAGTAAGGCGCATTGGCAAATGGCGAGCCCGCAGAGAGAAGTATGCGGCTttcaggagaaaagaaatcgCCAGCGAAAAGCAAGAAACAGGCACTactggagaggagggaaggtgTGGCGTGGAGCTATCGGGTGTACGGACAGTCGAAACACCTGCGCAGATTGGGAACGTGTCGGAAGTTCGAAAgggggggaaaagcgagaacgtGAGTGAGGCGAAccgaacgaggagacaccaaagcgagagaggtggagagacgcgaagtGCATTTCGTGGTCTCGAcctctccctcccctcgGGAACGCTGGACCCAAGCAAGTTAAGTCGCTTGTCCGACTCCATGAGTAGGGGGGTGTACGGCGTAAAAacgctgtcgccgcctccggcgAATGCAGAGGGGAGTCATTTGGATGGCGGAGGCAACGAGCAAATgacagaaggagaggaaattGACGTGGCCGACCTTGAGGACGAGGCACTGGTCGACGACGGAACATCTGAAGAGGGATTCTCGCCCCACAAGGACAGTGAATCAATTCTTGGCGTTGCAGATCAGGCCGAGGTAGAAGGCATGACCGACGAAGAGTTGACGCTGGCAGGGGCTGACGTGTGCGAGATGGGCGTAACCACACTCAGAACGATTCTAGCCAGTGATGAAAACGCACTGTACAGGCCGAGAAGTTTGAGAACGAAGGCTGACGTTGAGGCGCTGTCGTggcggcagctgcgcgaCGCGTACGCGGAGCTCTCACGCCGAGCGCAAGGCAACGAGGAATCGGATATTGTgcaagggaagaagaagatcgtcggcgacgaagagggagaagcggagcAAGGAAGAACGCCTGGTGGGCCTGGTTCGGGAGGGGAGGACACGCGCGGGAAGGACAAGAAAAAGGCCGCCAAACAGCGGTGGAaaggcgccgaagaagcggagacgtcAGAAGTGTCAGAAGCACCAGATAAATCGCTTGAGGCTTCCACCTGGACCTTCGATTCGAGATCAGAAACGGAGTGGGCAGAATCCCCAGACGCGGAACGGCTGCGCAAAGGACGAGATGTGGCAGCTGCTGCAAGAGGCTGTTTGCAGTATGTTGCTGCACACCTGAAGAGAGCCGCTTCGAGGGACGACGCGTCAAGATCTATAGCGCACCTGGACGATTCGGCATCCGAGTTTCAGGGAGAAACCGATGTCGAGACGTCCGTAGGAGCCCAGGCTGTCTCCAAGGTGGGCACagaggatgaagacgaggcaACAGACCTTTCGCCTGTGTCCTCGTCCACGCCAGTGTCTTCGCTGCGTCCTATGCCATCGGCCGCTGCCGTCACCGCGCCTGCGGTGTctgctccttccttttctaGTAGGGAATCGAGTGACCtggaaaaaaaagcgagCGTCGTGCTCTCGGAGGAAGAGACTTTCTCTACGTCTCCTGTTTCCACGCAGCTatcgctttcgtcttcgttGGCTTCTgtgtcgtcttcgccttcctttttATCTTTTCGCGGGCTGGGCCTTTCGCCGTCGGTCGCCGCGTCGGCGAGCGCTTTCCTTGGATCCTCCGCAACCCCGTCGCCCGTGCAGGCGGCTGGCATCCcccgcctccttcgctttATGAACAGTCCAGAAGA from Neospora caninum Liverpool complete genome, chromosome VIIb includes:
- a CDS encoding putative DEAD/DEAH box helicase, with amino-acid sequence MAGFQLLGLLFAVLCCGASAAARVVLHVGSHASALRQPAVHFDAPSSFTAPALGSALSMRENLHFAFGPRIPESAAAKADPHAFVARGQKHLWRSSHHALAESWLSSFSAPSSGPPSLQLASAFLRCLQHPRATSFLQVQKNAFPASGGSARRTTIPSQRDTLVTLSLFFRLSFCRNAPYSPLKFGSHVYAHPAFLVRSGALPFSPFSAFSILSRFQRSNTIGALRMRTENLRIACSHLHTRFPVWKADRHRTADCFPPFRDEGRGRIHGRNNCNLRRYAGVFGESEVNPTGAEGRRSCPGIAEVPQNDANDARAGYEQASGAVHPGSGGEGNGSAGSDSPYCSRVDHRHGYSEPVTGESGCGDKTGGDDESTPCGLESPGDADEGNVDAAFLLKKAEELPREEIEGLIQHLRENLPHLIEPVHAQFVEEIHRRLTSREDADETSSPGSAPRSAVSFSAGEESEEWRGTEDGMTKDTASSMEEGNDSQEDDAGHSEVAADGDEHYEQESPPEAQISDSLFDDLSIYSAEELHLILRLLLREAEKVDRAEASGTSVGRPAEPRLPPAPRRDLSTPPWETEEEDEEEDTGPSGASVPLAELLATRESIGDVTAIPRYKLIEILEKLSPFIAALPFDDFLNAPSAFTTEQLRDVVGLALARMQQGIYSARDPMVVRRIGKWRARREKYAAFRRKEIASEKQETGTTGEEGRCGVELSGVRTVETPAQIGNVSEVRKGGKSENVSEANRTRRHQSERGGETRSAFRGLDLSLPSGTLDPSKLSRLSDSMSRGVYGVKTLSPPPANAEGSHLDGGGNEQMTEGEEIDVADLEDEALVDDGTSEEGFSPHKDSESILGVADQAEVEGMTDEELTLAGADVCEMGVTTLRTILASDENALYRPRSLRTKADVEALSWRQLRDAYAELSRRAQGNEESDIVQGKKKIVGDEEGEAEQGRTPGGPGSGGEDTRGKDKKKAAKQRWKGAEEAETSEVSEAPDKSLEASTWTFDSRSETEWAESPDAERLRKGRDVAAAARGCLQYVAAHLKRAASRDDASRSIAHLDDSASEFQGETDVETSVGAQAVSKVGTEDEDEATDLSPVSSSTPVSSLRPMPSAAAVTAPAVSAPSFSSRESSDLEKKASVVLSEEETFSTSPVSTQLSLSSSLASVSSSPSFLSFRGLGLSPSVAASASAFLGSSATPSPVQAAGIPRLLRFMNSPEEAPRGALVLGAQTGSGKTLAYLLPLVHQLKREEERETESRERTSRGSRGQNRSSGAAPAGNDACRSPSACASFVPGRGEEFDEEALSDDALRHFDQKEAGRPRALILTPTWELADQVARTLKALSASFPLTARTDETCRGSSETAFAGRVTHAQQMMAPRLSVLSLAGDGSLGHQRQQLRERTRLDVVVGTPPRILKLAEWGLLRLSDLRFLVIDEADAMLLSEGFDSEIRQVLANLSPTGRRFSEAEADTRRLQESPERRGSGDGKESLPRADGRQKGAVPDDRRAKGICRIPVIAAAATVSSRLGRALESLTGGPAELIEASGIHVPPESVRHEMIDVGGRDKLELLREILRSHEGIRAARKVLIFTNSVQACRACDFAARDTLARTPGGSGSVLSCHGSMPPAIRKAHFNRFANGACKFLVCTDLASRGLDLPAVGAVILFDFPLSPVAYLHRAGRTGRMGRKGLVVSLVTKKDQVLATAIQRALETGTANLAELSSNKADYQKGGRLHFLSQAGGYNTTERKLSEPYRVSSKTRRAGWKPPNTWRLGASPQRVGDPPENMASVASGVGKYDRLKAPVDTPVPLISFRTVC